The genomic region GACATTTAAAATTacgaataatttaaaaaagatttgttCTATTTAAAGGAAGTCTAAAGGGTTTTTGGCTTAACACTTGATAGGGTTCTTGGTGCATGGGGCTTGAGGTCTAATGGAATTGGTTTGTGTTTGGGTTTTTGGGCATGACTTTGAGGTCTAAGGATGAGTTTGGATTAGATAGATGTTTTTTGACTTTTTATACGTgactatttataaaaaataatttttctttttttcattatttattactttcatatcattttttaatattaaatgtaATTAATATAAAGGTACATATTTGCTAGCTAAAGATAAGGTTTGTGAGAGATTAAGTTACAAtatattctatttttcaaGTGTTAAATGTAACTAATATAAAGTGATGCATATCAAAACTAGCTAAAAATAGGATTTTGAGAGAAATTAAGTTACtacatattatatttttcaatgttAAATGTAACTAATGAAGAGTGGTGTAGATCAACTAGTTAAAGATAGAATTCTAAAGGAGATTGAGTTATTACATATTTTaccttaaatttgaaatttttatttaaagttttgtatttttgtgaggttatttataaatatatttttgtatgaAAATACCACCACAAATACCATAATGATAACTACAATAACaaaagttatatattttataaaataatatttatgataatataattactattatataattattttacaaaatatttttaactcaattaaaaaaatatttttactattcCGAATGCATCACAGGCAACAGACTAGTTATTATTATAGGTTTACATCAACACTTGTAAACGCAAGGTATCTTGACCCATTACACTTATTTGTAATAACCTTTTTAACGGACGGTAAGGTTCAGACTTTTAAAAGTGAAAGAGGGACGCAGCCACAGAGCGAGCGACGGAAATAGGGATGGCATCGACGGTGGTGAAGAGCGCGTTGCAGGCGATCCGAGAGAAAGGTCTCCGCACTTTCTTAAGGGAGCTCAAGGAAGATGGCTACACGTACGTAATccactctctttcttttttttgttttttcaaacTTCTATTAATTCTTCgattaagaaatgaaaaacctTTTTTACGTTATTCTTCTAATTGGGCATATTTACTAATTACTCTTTTGTTCTCTTTCAGGAAGTGCATCTTCGACGGAAACCTTCTGTAAGTCCAATTCTCTTTCTTAATAATCTCTTAGTTCTTGTTTACTTGAAgatctcttcttcttctttttttttttttaaaaaggtaCAAAAATAGATTTAGGAGGTAAttagaattgaaatttttatctaattatgATTAGGATAATTGGTAAGTAGGGTTTGAATTCTTGTGCTGCCAGCTTATCAATTGGATTTGGCAATccgattcttttttttctttttcaggaGATTTGAATAAACTGAAAAATGAAACGTTAGCAATTTTAAGTTAACAAATCGAAAATGACTGGCAATCCACTTGATTTGGAGGGAAAAACATGGAGTTGGGAATACTATCCAGTTTCAGTGAAAGGTTTTTGATTGGACAATTCTAAATCTACAATTTAAAAGATTCAGGTGGCAAAGAAGAATTCAGTGGCTGCAGGAAAAATAGTGGGGAAAAGGTGGGAAAGAGTTTGTTCTTAGAAACagaatttgatgataatcGTGGctaataaaattcttttaatccGTAATTCTTTAGAAACATCAGGATTTGAATCCCAGCTCTCTTGAGTCTAATCTATGTTACCAGCATTGCATATGATGGGAAGAAATGAATTTTGCGAATTTTGCCTCGGGTAGGTTTTTTGGTTGTGAAGAAGCTTAAACCCTGACTTACATTCAAGGTAGGAGACAAGTAATGTGAGTAGTTTTTGGTGATTATGGCTGTATTGGCGTGAAGTGGATTGCCATGCTTGTCCTGGCTTTGAATTACTATTAACTGTTTCACCAATTACAATTATATACAATCAGGTCGAAACTCTTAACCGGACACTGTCTCTTGGCACTTTGGAACCTTGtgagaaagataaaaatgttTGTAGCACTTTGCAGTGTCAGCTAATGTATTGTACCCTGTGTGCTTTATATGACTTCAGACCTAAGGATATGATAGTTTCATCAATACCATAAACCTCAAGAAATCGGACCTTTTCAATGTCTCCCACGTCAAAGACGTTAAGCAGAAATTTTTTAGCTCTTCTATGAGTGGAACGTATCATATTTGGAGACAATTTGGTGTTCTTTCATTGAAAGTGACATCTTAGGTTGCTTTTGCACACATACATTAATGTTAGCCATAATATCTGTATCTGCATGAATCTGCAAGACTAGCATCATTCTTCTTCTGAAAGAATCTTCCACAGTTTCATTGCCCAAGAAAATGGCTTGTTCATCATTCTTCACATCGAACTTggtctttctttttgttgtttggtGCCGTCTACTTAAGAATGATTTCTTGAAGTATCTATGGTATTTTTGTGAGAAAGCTTATATAATTCTAATTAgtctcttttattttctggTCTCAAAAGACATATTTGTTGCTGCAATGCAATTTTATTAGGCTGCTTAAGTTTCTGCACCCCAATCTACATCATTCTTCACTTTGAACccttcttaaaatatttatatgcgcAGACATTTGACTATATGTTTGTGTATATATCAAAAGGTTTTACCATTATATGGACAAGCTAAATTTAACTGAAGCTGAATCAAAGACAAGCATAATTAACCTTTAGTTGGTTGATTGCCTTTGTTGATCTGCTGAAAACTATTAGAAAAGAGAACACTAAGCATGTATGGTTAGGTTTCATTCGTATGTTCCGGTCTTTGTTGCTAATTCCATTGTAGGGACTTTCATGCACTGATGTGGTCTAGACAggcatattttttttatagactGGCTGCTATTATTTTGGTATTCCtatgtttattattttcttctagtttgctattcttttttttgctCTAGAATATaacttgattttttgttttattttattcttaattttagtTCTTCAAACCTCAGgagttttatttattgttgtcttatatatatatataatccttGAGTTCTGAAGTTAGTGTGACTTatattcatcatcattatAAATTCCATCTTTGATAGCAATTTGCTGGTTTGATCCAGGCAAACCAAAATCCACAACATAGGGGCAACACTTGTGGGTGTTGATAAATTCGGCAATAAGTATTATGAGAAACTTGGGGACACACAATGTGGTTagctttcctttctcttttcataTAATGTTCATGTTGAAAATGCACTACCAGTAGTGAATGGTGAAAAAGAATTGTGTTCTAAAAATTATTGCTAGAAAGAGAACTAGATGATTCATTTCTGCACTATTGagctttaaatacttgaatgccttcaaataatcaacaagatTGTCCCTTCACCTGGATTCTTGAGATTAttggttttcatttttccttgtCTTGCATGCATGCATGGATGTGTTTAATTATAACAATAAACTATATACGAACACTAAACTCTGTCTCTATGAGTGTAGTTACGAGAGGTCATTGTCACTATTAATGTTTATGACTAATGCATACTATGTAATGGCATTCATAGGAAGACATAGGTGGGTTGAATATGCAAAGAAGGATCGTTATGATGCTTCTCAGGTACCACCAGAATGGCATGGTTGGCTTCACTGCATAACTGATCACACAGGAGATGAGGCAAGTCCTGTTTTGACTATGTCATATTACATACTGAGGAATATGTGctgaaattttttgttttttgcagCTTTTGATGCTAAAGCCTAAGAGGTATGGGGTTGAGCACAAGGAAAACTTATCTGGCAAGGGTAATGAGTTTATCTACCATTCTAAAGGACATGCACTTAATCCTGGTCAGAGAGACTGGACAAGGTACCAACCATGGCAGCCCACCAAGGCTGAGTAATCTTGAAAACCAGTGTTCTTTTGACTTCACAAGCTCTGGACTTCTCAGTTTGCTTTTGATGAATAATTTCCAGTATGTCTCAGACGATAGTTTTTGTACATCTGTTTACTGCAAGAAACTGCAAATTGTCAACTTGATATTTGATCAATGGAATTTAATTTGGATATTGTCAATAAGTTGTCTTCACAGCTCATCATCTGATCTTGTTCTGCAACATCCATAGGTCCTTTGcttctaatttttaatttagaatAATGTTTAAGTTTATACTGTGGAATGTGGAGGGACAGGGAAGAGCTGTAAAGTGAAGTAGGTATACTGTGGTCACCAAGTCATTAGCAGTATTTCTCATACATGATTATTATACCAGAGGCCTTAAATTTTTGTAGTATGTTCAATAACTTTAATGTGAATTTACGCTGCTTCTCACTAGTTTTCTATTTGGGAACTAAGGGGGATGCCGATTTGGCTTACGCTGACACTGGACACTATCTGTAGGAGCTGCATTTGTGTTTGTGTTAAACCCATCCGGAAAGCTTCAAAGTGTAGCTCAATCATATCAATGATGCGAGTCTAACCTTTTGTAAGTATGTTCCTCCATCCTTAGTCTCTCCTATGTCATATCGACCCACCATATAAGAACAGTGAGAGAACAGATTCAATTTCTCATTTTGGACTGCCAAATTTAGGAGAAGTGAATCTGTTGCTCATAGTATCTTTGTAGTCCTCATCGTACTTAATATGTAGACTCCAATAATACTTACTAATGCAATTTTATATCATGTTTACAAATACAACTTTTAGTCTTTAAGTTCATTGATtccctttttaaaaaaaaaaaaaaacatatttacaattccaaatttaaagaaaataatcattttattttcttattattttgcaaaatctaatcaaaattatcaaGATTCGCAACTAAATGATAAGAGTAGGGACctcaaaaagcaaaaaaactTGAGGAAATTTTAGAAGGAaacaccaaaaccaagcttttcaTCCTAATCCCAATAatcaaatttacattttttaacagtaagaatttgagattttaatttgaaaatttataatacAAATTTTAAGATGGGAGGATAATTGAGTGAGATTAAAAGAAGTGGattaattttcattctatAACCAAAGATCTcatgtaaataataataataataaaagaaactaGCATAATAGCATTGTAAATTAGAGTGAGCTGCCTATTGAACTGAAAGTCTAAACCCAAAATATTTCAGATATCCAAATTGGGCCGGGCCCAACTCTTAACAGTATAAGCACTGAACAATGAACATTATAGTTTGAGCCCGTTTAAAATATAGAAGAATCCGAGTTTTAGGGTTTTGGGTACacagagaaagaaagaaagagaaaaacaaatggcGAAAAGTTTCAACGAAGTTCAGAGGCAGAAGAGAGCACAAAGGGCAGACAGAAAAAGAGCAATCCATGGAGACGCCGCAACTAAGAAGCTTAAGAACAAATCCCAACCACTCTCCATCTCTGGCAAACGTCAGCGCAAGCTTCTCAAGAAATGGCGCAGGGTATGTATATAAACTTCTTCCATGACAAATCTTTTGGTTCTATATGTTAATTGGTTTTCTTGGAGATAATTATTTGGGTATTTCTGTAATGAAGGAGCAAAAGAAGGTTATCGAAAAGGGTTTGGTGACTATGGAAGATGTGGAAATGGTGGCTGCTGAAGGTATATTTGTTGACtcatttttcttggttttgtttttttcgttttttcatttttagttgTGATTCGAACTTTAGTGGTTGGTTTCGTGCAAGTTTTACAGTTTAATGCTGCAATTACTCTTGTAATTGATACTAATTCTGAATTAGATTCTGTAAACTGTTATGGTGCATGCTGTCTTTTTTCAAAGGCTGAAAGTAACAGAACTAAACTAATAGAAAAAATTGTATGtattggaaattttcaagtaTACCCACTAAATCATATCATAATTTTGTGGAGAATTGTTGTGTACTGTTTTTTTTATCAAGTCGGCCCAATCCTATATCCTTATCTTGTACTATATTGGTTGTAATTGCGTGGTAGAGGGTCTATTTATGCGTCTGGTTTGCTCTTTCTGTCATAACTAATGTTTAGGAGTCTCGCACGCCGTATTGATTTTCTTCAATCTAGTAAGCTGCCTACTCATTTTTGTCTGAATCTCAATTAACTTGGACAAAACAGCATTATGAGCATGAAGGTAgcaaattttcaccaccctTAATATAATGGGTTTTAAAGCTTTAACATGGAACCGCATGTGAAGCTGTGTTTTCCTGTTTAGAAATAAGCTTTTTCATGCTATGTTCTGTAAGACCAGTTTAATAGCTTGATTACCTTCACTTTGCGTTTTAATTTGAAGTTGGTTCCTTATACAGGTGCATCTCAAGATGCAGGCACATCCCAAGTTGCCAACAAAGTGCCAACAAAATTTCAcatgaagaagaatttgaagctCAAACGCATAAAGCGAAAAGGTAAGGTTCTTTGCTTTATGATTTTAGTTTTCGGTTTGAGTTCTTTTCCTCCTAAACAAATGTTTATTAAGCTTTATTTCACTCCATGTACAGGAAAAGCCAAGGGTCCTAAGCAAGCCATTGAAGCTTCACTAGATGCCATGGTAGAATAGattgtgataaaaaaaaaaaacatcaaactcaaattttgtGAACTCAAGCCATTGATGGGCTTGAGAACTCGCTCCTAGAGCATGTTGTAGTGTAGAGATAGGTTTTCGAAGGATGTTTGATAGCTAATGCATATTGTTTCATTTGTAATATCTAAGCTTTGTTCGCAAGTATCCTCACCAGTAATAAGCCTTGCTCGAATGGAAATTTTGAAGtggaaatcaagaaaataTCTTGGGCATTTGAGAATTGAAAAACTAAATCAAACCTTGAGTTCAAATTGCCTCAATCTAACATTTCATGATAATTTGTATGGTTTGATTTATCTCATATTCTGTTCTTTGATATGCAAATTGGATGTTCAAATTGAATTGCATTGATATTAATATGAATTCATGCTTTGTTCTTGTATAAAGTTTAACAAAGTTTCAAATAGGTCAAACTATAAAGGGTCTTGGCAATGGCTAAATACACTACTAGGCATTGGGGTGTCCAATTGTACTAAATCACAAAAGGTCAAGGGTATAAATTACGAAATTAAGAATAATGTACAATAGAAAATTATTGGTCTTAAATCAACCTTGCATTGGCAAGAAATGAAAATCTGGCACAAATTGTGTTGTCTAACATGCACACCTTTGCACCCACTCAATCATTTTGTAAATTGCTCTCCCTTCGCTATATTGAGTATacgtgtttagaaattaaagaTTCTAATTAACCCTGAAATTGCAGCAGAAACTACACTTCCCTAAAGTTGAATTCAGTATTTACTGAATGTATGCAAGGG from Theobroma cacao cultivar B97-61/B2 chromosome 9, Criollo_cocoa_genome_V2, whole genome shotgun sequence harbors:
- the LOC18590136 gene encoding probable NADH dehydrogenase [ubiquinone] 1 alpha subcomplex subunit 12, whose product is MASTVVKSALQAIREKGLRTFLRELKEDGYTKCIFDGNLLQTKIHNIGATLVGVDKFGNKYYEKLGDTQCGRHRWVEYAKKDRYDASQVPPEWHGWLHCITDHTGDELLMLKPKRYGVEHKENLSGKGNEFIYHSKGHALNPGQRDWTRYQPWQPTKAE
- the LOC18590137 gene encoding uncharacterized protein LOC18590137, yielding MAKSFNEVQRQKRAQRADRKRAIHGDAATKKLKNKSQPLSISGKRQRKLLKKWRREQKKVIEKGLVTMEDVEMVAAEGASQDAGTSQVANKVPTKFHMKKNLKLKRIKRKGKAKGPKQAIEASLDAMVE